One stretch of Filifactor alocis ATCC 35896 DNA includes these proteins:
- a CDS encoding YggS family pyridoxal phosphate-dependent enzyme — translation MDVKDNLKSVQASIEQARQNSCEKQEVTLVAVTKTIDVGPMKEVLKEGVSCFGENKVQEILSKYEKFPDTVKWHLIGTLQSNKVKYIIDKVEMIHSLDRISLAKEIDRRAKEIGVVMKCLIQVNISQEESKHGLDKAEALKFIEEVAQNFSHIQVLGLMGMAPFVEDAEEARPYFRQLKGLFEEAKNLNLGTGQMKYLSMGMTNDYTVAIEEGSNMVRVGTGIFGKRNYN, via the coding sequence ATGGATGTAAAAGATAATTTGAAATCGGTACAAGCATCTATTGAACAGGCAAGGCAAAATTCTTGTGAAAAACAAGAGGTTACGTTGGTTGCGGTAACGAAGACGATAGATGTCGGTCCGATGAAGGAAGTGCTGAAAGAAGGAGTATCTTGTTTCGGAGAAAACAAGGTGCAGGAAATTTTGAGTAAGTATGAAAAGTTTCCCGATACGGTCAAGTGGCATTTGATTGGAACTTTGCAGAGCAACAAAGTCAAGTATATTATTGACAAGGTGGAAATGATTCATTCGTTGGATCGGATAAGTTTGGCAAAAGAAATTGACCGAAGAGCGAAAGAAATCGGTGTTGTGATGAAATGTCTGATTCAAGTCAATATTTCTCAAGAAGAAAGTAAGCATGGGTTGGACAAAGCGGAAGCTTTGAAATTTATTGAAGAAGTTGCACAAAATTTCTCTCATATTCAAGTCTTAGGTTTGATGGGAATGGCTCCTTTTGTAGAAGATGCGGAAGAAGCAAGACCTTATTTTCGTCAATTGAAAGGGTTGTTTGAAGAGGCAAAGAATTTGAATCTTGGAACCGGACAGATGAAGTATCTATCTATGGGAATGACAAACGACTACACGGTTGCAATAGAGGAAGGTTCTAACATGGTAAGAGTCGGAACCGGAATTTTTGGAAAAAGAAACTATAATTAA
- a CDS encoding cation diffusion facilitator family transporter, whose translation MKERNDSHKAEFLDRQKAIIKTSVIGIATNVFLAVFKAVIGVLSNSIAMMLDAVNNISDALSSVITIIGTKLGGKKPDKNHPLGHGRVEYLSSMLVAAIILYAGLTSIVESIKQIIHPTEVHYSSTFLVVIAVAIVAKLILGQYVKKQGKHLNSGALVASGEDASFDAILSASVLVSAIIFMVWGVSLEAYVGVIISIFIIKAGIEMMRETISDIIGKREDEEMSSYIREILEYEEEVRGAYDLHLFNYGPNKYYGSVHLELADTMTVKEVDSLTRKVQLEIYMKTGVIMTGIGVYSYNTTNEVAARVQNEIQKIVMSHDWALQMHGFYLDEVNKTITFDVVVSFDIDHGQAREILEQEIGTLYRDYELKIVTDIDITD comes from the coding sequence ATGAAAGAACGTAATGATTCGCACAAGGCGGAATTTTTGGACAGACAGAAAGCTATCATAAAGACAAGTGTTATTGGAATTGCCACAAATGTGTTTCTTGCAGTATTCAAAGCAGTGATTGGTGTCTTATCAAATTCTATTGCAATGATGCTGGATGCTGTAAACAACATATCTGATGCATTGTCTTCTGTCATCACCATTATAGGGACAAAACTTGGAGGAAAAAAGCCTGATAAAAACCATCCGTTAGGTCATGGAAGAGTTGAATATTTAAGCTCTATGTTGGTTGCAGCAATCATTTTGTATGCGGGATTGACATCTATCGTAGAGTCAATTAAACAAATCATTCATCCTACTGAGGTGCATTACAGTTCTACATTTTTGGTTGTGATTGCAGTAGCTATAGTTGCGAAACTGATTCTTGGACAATATGTAAAAAAACAAGGAAAACACTTAAACTCGGGAGCGCTTGTTGCTTCGGGTGAGGATGCGTCCTTCGATGCAATCCTTTCTGCATCTGTTTTGGTTTCTGCGATTATTTTTATGGTTTGGGGAGTATCTCTTGAAGCGTATGTAGGTGTCATCATCTCAATTTTTATTATAAAAGCCGGTATCGAAATGATGCGTGAAACAATAAGTGATATTATAGGGAAACGAGAAGACGAGGAAATGAGCAGTTATATCAGAGAAATCCTCGAATATGAGGAAGAAGTTAGAGGAGCTTACGACTTGCATCTGTTCAATTATGGTCCGAACAAATACTACGGTTCTGTTCATTTGGAGCTTGCAGACACTATGACCGTAAAGGAGGTCGATTCTCTTACACGAAAGGTTCAACTTGAAATCTATATGAAAACAGGGGTTATTATGACCGGTATCGGTGTGTATTCGTACAATACCACGAACGAAGTAGCAGCGAGGGTTCAAAACGAAATTCAAAAGATTGTGATGTCGCATGATTGGGCACTTCAAATGCATGGGTTCTACTTAGACGAAGTGAACAAGACAATTACTTTTGATGTTGTGGTAAGTTTCGATATAGACCATGGACAAGCACGTGAGATACTGGAACAAGAAATTGGAACACTGTATCGTGATTATGAATTAAAAATAGTTACAGACATAGATATAACAGATTAG
- a CDS encoding helix-turn-helix domain-containing protein — MFGLSLGKLIKKFRELRRITQKALGDRTHLDDVRIRQYELDIRTPKDDVLENISTALHVNKEYLKEPDYPYTEHDLMRFLFKLDDSIEVKIRPVILNDEDPEYTTTGIYFGSEAILRIRNMLEQWQEMKEKYENNEITKEALQDWKANYPDSLKKDYVPFEESNVKFYKSGIGAKVPPDIK, encoded by the coding sequence GTGTTTGGATTGAGTTTGGGTAAATTGATAAAGAAATTCCGTGAACTAAGGAGAATTACTCAAAAGGCATTAGGAGACAGAACCCATTTAGATGATGTAAGAATAAGACAGTACGAACTTGATATTCGTACTCCTAAAGACGATGTCTTGGAAAATATTTCTACTGCACTGCATGTAAACAAAGAATATTTAAAAGAGCCTGATTATCCATATACGGAACATGACTTAATGCGATTTTTATTTAAGCTGGATGACAGTATTGAAGTGAAAATACGTCCTGTTATTCTAAATGATGAAGATCCTGAGTACACTACCACAGGTATATATTTCGGCAGTGAAGCTATCTTAAGAATTCGCAATATGCTTGAACAGTGGCAGGAAATGAAAGAAAAATATGAGAATAACGAAATTACAAAAGAGGCATTGCAGGATTGGAAAGCAAACTATCCCGATAGCTTGAAAAAAGATTATGTTCCCTTTGAAGAAAGCAATGTAAAATTCTATAAAAGCGGTATCGGAGCGAAAGTTCCACCAGATATAAAATAG
- the thiT gene encoding energy-coupled thiamine transporter ThiT gives MKQTDVKILVEGGIMIALATLLSFIKVFEMPQGGSVTAVSMAPILIYSCRHGVKKGLVVSTVYGIFQYLLQGGFSIHPMSILLDYILAFGVLGIAGMWKGRQLTELLGCCVAIALRYVVLVISGVVVWGSYAPEGVSPLRYSIGYNASYMLPEGILTIVIIAVLYRKVIRSMKLSV, from the coding sequence ATGAAACAAACAGATGTAAAAATTTTGGTAGAAGGCGGTATCATGATTGCACTTGCAACATTGCTGAGCTTTATTAAGGTGTTTGAAATGCCACAGGGCGGTTCTGTCACAGCGGTAAGCATGGCACCGATTTTGATTTATTCCTGTCGACACGGTGTCAAAAAAGGTTTGGTTGTGTCAACCGTTTATGGAATTTTTCAGTATTTACTGCAAGGGGGATTCTCTATCCATCCCATGTCTATTTTGTTAGACTACATTTTGGCATTCGGAGTGTTGGGAATTGCCGGAATGTGGAAAGGACGACAATTGACCGAACTGCTTGGATGTTGTGTTGCGATAGCACTTCGATATGTTGTGCTTGTTATTTCAGGAGTAGTAGTATGGGGTTCCTATGCACCTGAGGGAGTGAGTCCGCTGCGCTATTCTATCGGATATAATGCAAGTTATATGCTTCCGGAAGGAATTTTGACAATAGTGATTATTGCAGTTTTGTATCGAAAAGTGATTCGATCCATGAAACTTTCTGTGTAG
- a CDS encoding cell division protein SepF yields the protein MAEKFTDKLKGFISGGYDSEDYEEFDEYEEEEFLPTPPKSSSNKVVNISTNSGKNGQFRVMIYEPTQYNEDIPGIVDSLKNKKVCVVNLEKVKDPSVSGTIFHFLSGAIYAMSGDIVEVSNGVFVLAPPSVDIDGSVKTVLENKGFFKWQ from the coding sequence ATGGCAGAGAAATTTACAGACAAACTAAAAGGATTTATAAGCGGTGGATATGATTCGGAGGACTACGAAGAGTTTGATGAATATGAAGAAGAAGAGTTTTTGCCTACACCGCCAAAGTCTTCTTCAAACAAAGTGGTAAATATCAGCACAAATTCCGGAAAAAACGGACAGTTTAGAGTAATGATTTATGAACCTACTCAATACAATGAAGATATTCCGGGGATTGTGGATAGTTTAAAAAATAAAAAAGTTTGTGTTGTAAACTTGGAGAAAGTGAAAGATCCATCTGTTTCCGGTACAATTTTTCATTTTTTGAGTGGTGCCATCTATGCAATGAGCGGGGATATCGTAGAAGTTTCCAACGGAGTTTTTGTACTTGCACCGCCTTCTGTTGATATTGATGGCAGTGTAAAGACTGTATTGGAAAATAAAGGATTTTTCAAGTGGCAGTAA
- a CDS encoding Arm DNA-binding domain-containing protein: MENGSLHSITRIGDGQSRKKLKRGFETKKEAITYERNFTVKMSGSLNMLFEDYFELYKADVIGTIRLNTWMTTPL; this comes from the coding sequence GTGGAAAATGGTTCGCTTCATTCTATTACAAGGATTGGGGACGGACAGAGCAGAAAGAAGCTGAAAAGAGGGTTTGAAACGAAGAAAGAGGCAATTACTTACGAGAGAAATTTCACGGTAAAGATGTCGGGTTCACTCAATATGCTCTTTGAAGATTATTTTGAACTCTATAAGGCTGATGTTATAGGAACAATAAGGCTAAATACTTGGATGACTACACCTCTGTAA
- a CDS encoding alanine/glycine:cation symporter family protein, translated as MAEKIDALITPINDILYYPVLIILLLGIGIYFTLKTGFLQGRLFKESVRVVMEKPEEDDSVSSFQALMVSTASRVGTGNIVGVSSALCLGGYGAVFWMWVVAIIGGASAFVESTLAQIYKRRDEQGNSYGGPSYYIESALKNRALGIIFAISLILTYAIGFNMLAAFNLQTTFQAYSFYNESTTPYIIGGVLALVTLYCILGGGKRIIRFTSMLVPLMGTIYVIVSLIMIVINIGYMPTVFARIFSDAFNFRAIFGGVAGSSMMYGIKRGLYSNEAGIGSAPNAAASAHVSHPVKQGLVQMLSVFIDTVVICSATAFMCLSSGVEPSAELGGAPYVQAALSTFMGSFGNHFITISLILFAFTTLIGNLYYVDNNLAYINGKVPSKTFMTAYRVFAAAVIFLGAAQKQALAWDIADLLMGVMALINLPAILILGNTAIKSLKDYESQRKEGKNPVFRAASIGLDDSKLDYWK; from the coding sequence ATGGCAGAAAAAATTGATGCACTGATTACACCGATTAACGACATACTGTACTATCCCGTTCTTATTATTTTATTGCTGGGAATCGGTATTTATTTCACACTAAAAACCGGATTTTTACAAGGAAGATTGTTCAAAGAATCTGTTCGTGTTGTAATGGAAAAACCGGAAGAAGACGATTCGGTATCTTCTTTCCAAGCTTTGATGGTATCTACCGCTTCTCGTGTCGGTACAGGAAATATCGTTGGTGTTTCCAGTGCGCTTTGTCTTGGTGGGTATGGTGCCGTGTTCTGGATGTGGGTTGTTGCCATCATCGGTGGAGCATCTGCATTTGTCGAATCTACATTGGCGCAAATCTATAAGAGAAGAGACGAACAAGGCAATAGCTACGGGGGACCGTCTTACTACATTGAATCCGCACTAAAAAACAGAGCTCTCGGTATTATTTTCGCAATCAGTTTGATTTTAACTTATGCAATCGGATTCAATATGCTTGCTGCATTCAACTTGCAAACAACATTCCAAGCATATTCTTTCTATAACGAAAGTACAACTCCATACATCATCGGTGGCGTGCTTGCTCTTGTAACTTTATACTGTATTCTTGGCGGAGGAAAAAGAATCATCCGTTTTACATCTATGTTAGTACCTTTGATGGGAACCATTTATGTCATTGTTTCTCTTATTATGATTGTTATCAACATCGGTTACATGCCGACTGTATTTGCAAGAATTTTCTCAGATGCATTTAACTTCCGTGCTATCTTCGGTGGGGTCGCAGGTTCCAGTATGATGTACGGAATCAAAAGAGGTCTTTATTCTAACGAAGCCGGTATCGGTTCTGCACCGAACGCTGCAGCATCCGCACATGTAAGCCACCCTGTAAAACAAGGTTTGGTACAAATGTTATCTGTCTTTATCGACACTGTTGTAATCTGTAGTGCTACTGCATTTATGTGTCTGAGCTCCGGAGTGGAACCTTCTGCAGAATTAGGCGGTGCACCTTATGTACAAGCTGCACTATCCACATTTATGGGAAGCTTCGGTAACCACTTCATTACCATTTCTTTGATTCTGTTTGCATTTACAACTTTAATCGGAAACTTGTACTATGTGGATAACAACTTGGCATACATTAACGGAAAAGTTCCTAGTAAAACATTTATGACTGCATACCGTGTCTTTGCTGCTGCGGTTATCTTCTTAGGTGCTGCACAAAAACAAGCTCTTGCTTGGGACATTGCAGACTTATTGATGGGAGTTATGGCGTTGATTAACTTACCTGCTATCCTAATCTTAGGAAACACAGCTATCAAATCACTGAAAGATTATGAATCACAAAGAAAAGAAGGAAAAAATCCTGTATTCCGTGCAGCGAGCATAGGATTGGATGACAGTAAATTAGACTACTGGAAATAA
- the guaB gene encoding IMP dehydrogenase, with amino-acid sequence MANILKEALTFDDVLLVPRESNVLPKEVDTSTYLTRKIKLNIPLMSAGMDTVTEHSMAIAIAREGGIGIIHKNMSIEEQVLEVDKVKRSEHGVIIDPFYLTKEKTLRDADDLMGRYRISGVPIVDENKKLIGILTNRDIRFEQDFSKKIEEAMTSENLITALEGVKLEEAQEILRQHKIEKLPIVDKNYILKGLITIKDIEKKIKFPNSATDENGRLLCGAAVGVTEDMMERVDALVSAHVDVIVIDTAHGHSRGVLTAISSVKEKYPELQVIAGNVATAEATRALIEAGVDCVKVGIGPGSICTTRVVAGVGVPQISAIMDCYEEAKKHNTPIIADGGIKYSGDLVKAIAAGGSVVMLGSLLAGTKESPGETILYRGRSFKSYRGMGSLASMEKGSKDRYFQEDAKKLVPEGVEGMVPYKGVASSLIFQMVGGLRAGMGYCGTKSIKELNENSTFVRITAAGLRESHPHDITITKEAPNYSSGTED; translated from the coding sequence ATGGCAAATATTTTGAAAGAAGCATTGACCTTTGATGATGTATTGTTAGTGCCACGGGAGTCAAATGTATTACCGAAAGAGGTAGATACATCCACTTATTTGACACGAAAAATCAAGTTGAACATTCCGTTGATGAGTGCGGGGATGGATACTGTTACAGAACACTCTATGGCGATTGCGATTGCAAGAGAAGGCGGAATTGGAATTATTCACAAGAATATGTCGATTGAAGAACAAGTGTTGGAAGTGGATAAGGTCAAACGTTCTGAGCATGGAGTCATCATTGATCCGTTCTATTTGACAAAAGAAAAGACTTTGCGCGATGCAGATGATTTGATGGGAAGGTATCGTATTTCAGGAGTGCCTATCGTAGATGAAAACAAAAAATTGATTGGAATCCTGACAAACAGAGATATTCGTTTTGAACAAGATTTCAGCAAAAAAATAGAAGAAGCAATGACCTCAGAGAATTTGATTACCGCATTGGAAGGGGTCAAATTGGAAGAGGCACAGGAAATCCTTCGTCAACATAAAATCGAAAAATTGCCTATTGTAGATAAAAACTATATTTTGAAAGGTCTTATTACCATTAAGGATATTGAGAAAAAAATTAAGTTCCCAAATTCCGCAACTGATGAAAACGGAAGACTTCTTTGCGGAGCTGCCGTTGGAGTAACCGAAGATATGATGGAACGCGTGGATGCACTGGTATCGGCACATGTAGATGTCATTGTGATTGATACGGCACACGGACATTCCAGAGGAGTGTTGACTGCAATTTCCTCCGTAAAAGAAAAATATCCTGAATTACAAGTGATTGCAGGAAATGTTGCAACTGCAGAAGCAACTCGTGCTTTGATTGAAGCAGGAGTGGATTGCGTAAAAGTAGGAATCGGACCGGGTTCCATCTGTACAACTCGTGTTGTTGCAGGGGTTGGGGTTCCTCAAATCAGTGCAATTATGGATTGTTATGAAGAAGCTAAAAAACACAATACTCCGATTATTGCAGACGGTGGAATCAAATATTCCGGAGATTTGGTAAAGGCAATTGCTGCGGGAGGTTCCGTTGTTATGTTGGGTTCTCTGTTAGCAGGAACAAAAGAATCCCCGGGAGAAACCATTTTGTATCGCGGTCGTTCTTTCAAATCCTACCGTGGAATGGGTTCCTTAGCATCCATGGAAAAAGGTTCCAAAGACAGATATTTCCAAGAAGATGCCAAAAAACTTGTACCGGAAGGGGTAGAAGGAATGGTTCCTTACAAGGGAGTTGCATCCAGTTTAATTTTCCAAATGGTAGGAGGACTTCGTGCAGGAATGGGCTACTGTGGAACAAAAAGCATCAAAGAGTTGAACGAAAACTCTACATTTGTTCGTATTACAGCAGCAGGACTTCGTGAGAGCCATCCGCATGATATTACCATCACAAAAGAGGCACCAAACTATAGTTCAGGAACGGAGGATTAG
- the glsA gene encoding glutaminase A has protein sequence MIPLDFQHVLQKAYNYGMLYKERGVTASYIPELAKEDKSRAGATLISPDGTVYEVGDSHYKFSIQSIVKVIIYLCVLECYDFDYIKRFVGVKPSAKPFNSIIELELSNKNIPVNPFINAGAIVSTALLQEKYGNNTFDFILNRTRDLINNDKLDYSRSIYHSESSCAYANRALTYMLLNDNIIPPHIDVDDLLNTYFKACSILVDSVDLANLSFILSRDGKNLAGEEILSPKHAKILRTIMATCGTYDYSGDFAIRVGIPAKSGVGGGIVTASKSGYGIGVYCPGLDSHGNSYVGMRMLRSIAQDLELNIY, from the coding sequence GTGATTCCATTGGATTTTCAACATGTTCTACAAAAAGCATATAACTATGGCATGTTATATAAAGAAAGGGGTGTTACTGCCAGTTATATTCCCGAACTTGCCAAAGAAGACAAGTCTCGTGCGGGAGCAACACTCATTTCTCCTGACGGTACTGTGTATGAAGTGGGAGATTCTCACTACAAGTTCAGTATTCAAAGTATCGTAAAGGTTATCATCTATCTTTGCGTTCTTGAATGTTATGACTTCGATTACATCAAACGATTTGTCGGTGTCAAACCGTCTGCGAAACCGTTTAACAGTATTATTGAGTTGGAGTTAAGTAACAAAAACATTCCGGTCAATCCTTTTATTAATGCGGGTGCAATCGTTTCCACAGCACTTTTGCAAGAGAAATACGGAAACAATACCTTTGATTTTATCCTAAATCGTACAAGGGATTTAATTAACAACGACAAGCTGGATTACAGTAGAAGCATTTATCACTCGGAAAGTTCTTGTGCCTACGCAAACCGAGCACTGACTTATATGCTGCTCAATGACAACATTATTCCGCCTCATATTGATGTGGACGACTTGCTCAACACCTATTTCAAAGCTTGCTCTATCTTGGTTGACTCTGTCGACTTGGCAAATCTTAGTTTTATTTTGTCAAGAGATGGCAAAAATCTTGCAGGTGAAGAAATTCTAAGCCCAAAACATGCCAAAATCTTAAGAACGATTATGGCAACTTGCGGAACTTATGACTACTCCGGCGACTTTGCGATTCGAGTAGGTATTCCTGCAAAAAGTGGAGTTGGTGGCGGAATTGTCACTGCATCCAAATCAGGATATGGCATTGGTGTGTACTGTCCGGGACTTGATTCTCACGGAAATTCTTACGTGGGTATGCGAATGCTTCGAAGTATTGCGCAGGACCTGGAATTGAATATTTATTAA
- a CDS encoding transcriptional regulator, with protein MEKLFLTSNEVADLLNISQQQAYKIIRDMNKQLAERGFLILRGRINKKYFMEQIYKAKEGE; from the coding sequence ATGGAGAAATTATTTCTTACTTCAAATGAAGTTGCCGATTTACTAAATATATCGCAGCAACAAGCTTATAAAATCATCCGAGATATGAATAAGCAGCTTGCTGAACGCGGCTTTCTTATCCTTAGGGGAAGAATTAATAAGAAATATTTTATGGAACAAATCTACAAAGCAAAGGAGGGAGAATAA
- a CDS encoding YlmH family RNA-binding protein, which yields MQKSEKERRVSHITDTLLREKVLRVLDIVQQVLYTHEVKHSDFLTPYEQRELASVLNGIYDVRYSFDGMSEQSERKIVSIYPDYLEESCQDILVCLKITGNTQFSKLSHRDYLGSILGLGLRREKIGDIFVVKDGAYIVCLQSVADYICFHLEKVKNVSVKVNRVEKDEIALPKQEKRECEFVVSSIRLDSIVAGMFHLSRNDAKSLVQKELVSVDYEVISNPSKILEPPSVISVRGFGKGTFEEVLYQTKKDRYKLRATILK from the coding sequence ATGCAAAAAAGTGAGAAAGAACGACGAGTTTCACATATTACAGACACGTTGTTAAGGGAGAAAGTACTTCGTGTGTTAGATATTGTACAACAGGTATTATATACGCATGAGGTGAAACACAGTGATTTTTTGACCCCTTATGAGCAAAGAGAACTTGCAAGTGTTCTCAATGGAATTTATGATGTTCGCTACTCGTTTGATGGGATGTCGGAGCAAAGTGAACGAAAAATAGTATCTATTTATCCTGATTATCTTGAAGAAAGTTGCCAGGATATTTTAGTGTGTTTAAAAATAACGGGAAACACCCAATTTTCTAAGTTGTCACATCGAGATTATTTGGGGAGCATCTTGGGTTTGGGACTTCGCCGAGAAAAGATTGGAGACATTTTTGTAGTGAAAGATGGAGCATATATTGTCTGTTTGCAGAGTGTCGCAGACTATATTTGTTTTCACTTGGAAAAGGTCAAGAATGTTTCAGTGAAAGTCAATAGAGTAGAAAAAGATGAGATTGCACTTCCGAAACAAGAGAAAAGAGAATGTGAATTTGTGGTATCTTCCATACGTTTGGATTCCATTGTTGCCGGAATGTTTCATCTGTCAAGAAATGATGCGAAATCACTTGTTCAAAAAGAACTCGTCAGTGTCGACTATGAAGTGATAAGCAATCCGTCAAAAATATTGGAACCTCCGTCTGTTATTTCGGTGAGAGGTTTCGGGAAGGGAACATTTGAAGAAGTGCTGTATCAAACAAAAAAAGATCGATACAAACTAAGAGCAACGATTTTGAAATAA
- the guaA gene encoding glutamine-hydrolyzing GMP synthase, producing MNQETIVVVDFGGQYNQLIARRVRENNVYCEVYPYSKALAKIKEIQPRGIIFTGGPNSAYEANAPKMDAEVFELGIPVLGLCYGMQLMAQSLGGNVAKADTKEFGKTQTHFETDSLLFKGLPKEAITWMSHVDFVEKLPQGFEKIAYTDNCPVAAMQHVEKKFYAMQYHPEVLHTENGTAMLRNFLYEVCHCTGQWTMANYAKTAIEEIRTKVGDGKVVLALSGGVDSSVVAALISKAIGSQLTCIFVDHGLMRKNEGDEVEQAFANSGMKFIRVDAEKRFLDKLAGVSDPEQKRKIIGEEFIRVFEEEGRKIGAVDFLAQGTIYPDVIESGEGDAAVIKSHHNVGGLPAVVDFKGLIEPLRNLFKDEVRQLGLEVGLAEYLVWRQPFPGPGLAIRVMGEITKEKLDILRDADYVFRDEIAKAGLDKSINQYFAVLTTTRTVGVMGDFRTYDYVLALRGVTTTDFMTADWARIPYEVLDKISGRIINEVDHINRIVYDITSKPPGTIEWE from the coding sequence ATGAATCAGGAAACAATCGTTGTAGTTGATTTTGGCGGACAGTACAATCAGTTGATTGCAAGACGTGTCAGAGAAAACAATGTGTACTGTGAAGTCTATCCTTACAGCAAAGCACTTGCAAAAATCAAAGAGATTCAACCGAGAGGAATCATCTTTACCGGCGGACCGAACAGTGCATATGAAGCAAATGCTCCAAAAATGGATGCCGAAGTATTTGAGCTTGGAATTCCCGTACTTGGATTATGTTACGGAATGCAATTGATGGCACAGTCTTTGGGTGGAAATGTAGCAAAAGCGGACACCAAAGAATTTGGAAAAACACAGACACATTTCGAGACAGACTCACTGTTGTTCAAAGGATTGCCGAAAGAAGCAATCACTTGGATGAGTCATGTCGATTTTGTTGAAAAACTTCCACAAGGATTCGAAAAAATCGCATATACAGATAACTGTCCTGTAGCTGCAATGCAACATGTAGAAAAGAAATTCTATGCAATGCAATACCATCCTGAAGTACTTCATACAGAAAACGGAACAGCTATGCTTCGTAACTTCCTATACGAAGTGTGCCATTGTACAGGACAATGGACGATGGCAAACTATGCCAAAACAGCAATCGAAGAGATTCGAACAAAAGTAGGAGATGGCAAAGTTGTCCTTGCACTTTCAGGAGGAGTAGATTCATCCGTTGTAGCTGCACTGATTTCCAAAGCAATCGGAAGTCAATTGACCTGTATCTTTGTAGACCATGGTTTGATGAGAAAAAATGAAGGGGACGAAGTAGAGCAAGCATTTGCAAATTCCGGAATGAAATTTATTCGTGTTGATGCGGAAAAAAGATTTTTAGATAAATTAGCAGGTGTTTCCGATCCGGAACAAAAAAGAAAAATCATCGGAGAAGAATTTATTCGTGTGTTTGAAGAAGAAGGACGAAAAATCGGAGCAGTTGACTTCTTGGCACAAGGAACAATTTATCCCGATGTAATAGAAAGTGGAGAAGGAGACGCTGCAGTAATCAAGAGTCACCACAATGTAGGTGGACTTCCTGCAGTAGTAGACTTCAAAGGATTGATAGAACCTCTTCGCAACCTGTTCAAAGATGAAGTAAGACAGTTAGGGTTGGAAGTAGGGTTGGCAGAATACTTGGTATGGAGACAACCGTTCCCTGGACCCGGGCTTGCTATTCGTGTGATGGGAGAAATCACAAAAGAAAAATTGGACATCCTAAGAGATGCAGATTATGTATTCCGCGATGAAATCGCAAAAGCGGGATTAGACAAGAGCATCAACCAATATTTTGCAGTGTTGACAACAACAAGAACCGTTGGAGTAATGGGAGACTTCCGTACCTACGACTATGTCCTCGCACTTCGCGGAGTGACCACAACAGACTTTATGACAGCAGATTGGGCACGAATCCCGTATGAAGTATTGGACAAAATCTCCGGCAGAATCATCAATGAAGTAGACCATATCAACAGAATCGTATATGATATTACCAGCAAACCACCGGGAACAATTGAGTGGGAGTAA
- a CDS encoding YggT family protein, translated as MLNLRTGYMAFQLIDSIFLVLYWVIIARAFLSFAPLFRMKHYQFSRIVYQITDPFMIPLENFMYKHVHLGQVDISPLVAIILLQVLKQFLFKILYLLMI; from the coding sequence ATGTTAAATTTGCGTACAGGATATATGGCTTTTCAGTTGATTGATTCTATATTCTTAGTATTGTACTGGGTGATTATTGCTCGTGCATTTTTGAGTTTTGCACCGCTGTTTCGTATGAAGCACTATCAGTTCTCGAGAATTGTCTATCAGATAACGGATCCGTTTATGATTCCGCTTGAAAATTTTATGTATAAACATGTTCATCTGGGACAGGTAGATATTTCCCCTTTGGTAGCAATCATCTTGTTACAGGTTTTGAAACAGTTTTTATTTAAGATATTGTATTTATTGATGATTTAG